From Theileria annulata chromosome 1, complete sequence, *** SEQUENCING IN PROGRESS ***, one genomic window encodes:
- a CDS encoding uncharacterized protein (Tap349e08.q2ks7.cand.100 - score = 9.64;~3 probable transmembrane helices predicted for TA06220 by TMHMM2.0 at aa 7-26, 31-53 and 116-138;~Signal peptide predicted for TA06220 by SignalP 2.0 HMM (Signal peptide probability 0.655, signal anchor probability 0.233) with cleavage site probability 0.142 between residues 20 and 21) translates to MEKESKLVPFLFLLSFNALQFSTYVLKLPPLFLLSKGFLGLVFLGGFLRLVRGDRSSKLRERFHTDLFTSDTVDRVVKFLSRKVNLVFVQTKSVVLWDDPVKSLYSLVVLYLLSELLKVVPSVLVVFVLVWVFFLYFYMNEFLRKNVYTHFEPYVKEFVNFMYKMYNSVPRLNENKLL, encoded by the coding sequence ATGGAAAAGGAATCTAAGCTAGTTCCATTTTTGTTTCTTCTTTCGTTCAACGCGCTTCAGTTTTCAACATACGTTTTAAAGTTACCACCGCTATTTCTTCTCAGCAAGGGTTTTCTAGGACTTGTGTTTTTGGGCGGATTTTTAAGGCTCGTTAGGGGAGATAGGTCATCAAAGCTACGGGAACGTTTTCATACTGACCTGTTCACTTCTGACACAGTGGACAGGGTAGTCAAGTTTCTTTCAAGGAAAGTCAATCTTGTATTTGTTCAAACGAAGTCCGTTGTGCTTTGGGACGACCCTGTGAAGTCTTTGTACTCTCTAGTAGTCTTGTATCTACTAAGTGAGCTTCTTAAAGTCGTACCCTCGGTTCTTGTCGTTTTTGTTCTCGTTTGGGTATTctttttatacttttacATGAACGAGTTCTTGAGAAAGAATGTCTACACTCACTTCGAGCCTTATGTAAAAGAGTTTGTAAATTTCATGTATAAAATGTACAACAGCGTGCCAAGGCTGAATGAAAACAAATTACTGTAA
- a CDS encoding uncharacterized protein (Tap349e08.q2ks7.C.cand.36 - score = 24.30): MANSQRMSLVDLRSLIENHNQIKIGNDLEHSKLSNSIVGNRDLSQITTQDTTTALFINDNDKKDESINPNTRLNDFNYLPLVNFPKFTKDSLNDKKESYGIELPKVSKKDKKKIISKEGDVDKRNVKLKDKCVENQSSDIAESENRELKELDNLELNMRIKGCLGILKTEILTSILKNEFNEEDVNIIEDSNINERKIIIDKILSHLIG, translated from the exons atggCCAACAGTCAGAGGATGTCCCTTGTGGATCTGAGATCATTAATAGAGAACCATAACCAAATAAA AATCGGGAATGATTTAGAACATTCTAAACTGTCCAATAGTATAGTTGGTAACAGAGATTTATCGCAAATTACAACTCAAGATACAACAACAGCATTATTCATTAATGACAATGATAAAAA gGATGAATCTATAAATCCTAACACACGATTAAATGACTTCAACTATCTTCCATTAGTTAATT ttCCAAAATTCACTAAAGATTCCCTAAATGATAAGAAAGAATCTTACGGGATAGAGTTACCAAAAGTATCAAAG AAGGataagaaaaaaattatatcaaaGGAAGGTGATGTAGATAAGAGAAATGTAAAACTAAAAGATAAATGTGTAGAGAATCAATCATCAGATATAGCAGAATCAGAAAATAGA GAATTAAAAGAGTTAGATAATCTTGAATTGAACATGAGAATTAAAGGTTGTTTGggaattttaaaaactgAAATATTGACGTCGATACtgaaaaatgaatttaatgaGGAAGATGTAAACATAATAGAAGATTCTAACATAAATGaaagaaaaattattattgataaaatattgaGCCATTTAATtggttaa
- a CDS encoding uncharacterized protein (Tap349e08.q2ks7.cand.97 - score = 56.90), translating into MSTDVDKPSENSLKLNTKDVSIEDSSTIFEKLDKLFTTFKNKKYYRKYKPKSQLITIPKFYYKFKNCYKSIDFNDIPYSPSTSRLEYNFLDIFFNLVRKGFGISQIVGSSGSGKTSICLRIAENFPGIALYLDTGGSIDPITSPHTHKFIPLRLYTCEELLLFLNHFESSLSEDKELSERLKIKARSVEMLIVDSLWIIDQLDKFQQQIFLYNLSSVLKRISFNYDICIIVCINSTVKSNTLKPIVKSELKGLIKETVSSFQTTKQPRNIYVKWNCNCNAQFLLSYKTLNFRPSNLSIEDSEYPLKLNEIYTYHPSDELPWRPPEVDQFRNFLISSKTRSTRDSSTGYINLCIIRGQTGSGKMTTIRKLCNDLRIRLIEYDPFNVVPNTQVEFDYTIDSVIRFLQSSLSRRCLRTTAPEKITTNEKILVGSRKIKRIKSEVSKYDGSGAGGLTGTMNSGGPEEGQLVLISDLPRGILNCKYSNLYPLQSLLREVVISDTMYPLVIVTSNSNEDYLILRRIMPPNYLKKSRCLLINIKEVTRAKMTSLLNVTKKNKLLNYLMDSSGGDIRYVINNMRFYQCDPNLDIDFECDSKEETIKDYILERNNLNNFDLLGKILYNKRIPAVLKVKNETPEEELTGDFKFLECFSLSRPINIQSSQSYETINMTSTPVKRKECSPRNSQSAVSRINSSRERQNPDSIPVIVKMFGLVSEFDFTRPVSYTRWPVLTPEPDVIRFRQTSDKMIPKLTRPVLYYSPEKMVDSIKSDSNYFANSIFDNYSDLYGHIDDCASMLKHFVIADVYQSNPKNINDSDVSRIFLAICIRAAADSNIYGFESHKQKFHTFITHKSKSEYIRAMFQDLRSESIGGDGSKLYSKDVLFTEIIPALSVATVSQNESSEDVTQTLSIDEDYNINDVMDKVEKILEGRQETVHKLKTLEQETIFTPKFNEILQEITNHYYSWDKHSQESI; encoded by the exons ATGTCGACAGATGTAGATAAACCGTCCGAAAATTCACTCAAGTTAAACACAAAAGATGTGTCTATAGAGGATTCCTCAACAATATTTGAAAAACTGGACAAACTATTCActacatttaaaaataagaaataCTACAGAAAATATAAACCAAAGTCACAACTAATAACAATCCCAaagttttattataaatttaaaaactgTTACAAGTCTATAGATTTTAACGACATTCCATATAGTCCATCAACAAGTAGGTTAGAATATAACTTTCTTGATATTTTCTTCAACCTGGTAAGGAAAGGGTTTGGAATATCACAGATTGTAGGATCTAGCGGATCCGGAAAGACTTCAATTTGTCTGAGAATAGCGGAAAACTTTCCAGGAATTGCGTTGTATCTGGATACAGGCGGTTCAATAGATCCCATAACATCTCCACATACGCATAAATTCATCCCACTCAGACTGTATACGTGTGAAGAACTGTTGCTGTTTTTGAACCATTTTGAGTCGAGCTTGTCAGAAGACAAGGAGTTATCGGAACGCCTTAAAATAAAGGCGAGATCAGTTGAGATGTTAATAGTGGATTCACTGTGGATAATAGACCAACTAGATAAGTTTCAACAGCAGATTTTCCTGTATAATTTGTCCTCAGTGCTCAAGAGGATTTCGTTCAATTATgatatatgtataatagtGTGTATAAACAGCACAGTTAAATCAAATACTTTGAAACCAATAGTGAAATCAGAATTAAAAGGGTTAATTAAAGAAACAGTGTCAAGTTTCCAGACGACAAAACAGCCCAGgaatatttatgtaaaatgGAATTGTAACTGTAACGCACAGTTTCTGTTATCATACAAAACATTGAATTTCAGACCGAGTAACCTTTCAATAGAAGATAGCGAGTATCCACT GAAACTAAACGAAATCTACACGTACCATCCCTCAGACGAGTTGCCATGGAGACCACCTGAAGTTGATCAGTTTAgaaattttctaattagCTCAAAAACAAGGTCAACTAGAGATTCAAGTACAG ggtatataaatttatgtataattaGAGGACAGACAGGAAGTGGGAAGATGACGACAATAAGAAAACTGTGTAATGATTTGAGAATAAGATTAATAGAGTATGACCCATTTAACGTAGTTCCAAATACGCAAGTTGAGTTTGATTACACAATTGATAGTGTGATAAGGTTCCTACAAAGTTCACTGTCCAGGAGATGTTTGAGGACTACAGCACCAGAAAAGATTACTACGAACGAGAAAATATTAGTTGGATCAAGGAAAATTAAGAGAATTAAGTCTGAAGTTAGTAAATATGATGGATCAGGTGCAGGTGGATTAACAGGAACTATGAATTCAGGAGGTCCAGAAGAAGGCCAGCTAGTATTAATTTCAGATTTGCCAAGAGGAATTCTGAATTGCAAATACTCAAATCTATACCCATTACAAAGTTTACTAAGGGAAGTAGTGATATCAGATACGATGTACCCACTAGTGATTGTGACATCAAACTCAAATGAAGACTATTTAATTCTTAGGCGAATAATGCCgccaaattatttaaaaaagtCAAGGTGCCTattaattaacattaaGGAAGTCACAAGAGCTAAAATGACGTCATTGCTAAATGTAACCAAGAAGAACAAGCTACTTAACTATTTGATGGACTCGTCAGGAGGAGATATTCGCTACGTCATAAATAATATGCGTTTTTATCAGTGCGATCCTAATTTGGATATAGATTTCGAATGTGATTCCAAAGAAGAAACAATTAAAGATTATATATTGGAAAGAAATAACCTCAACAACTTTGACTTGTTGGGGAAAATTCTGTATAATAAGCGGATTCCGGCAGTGTTGAAAGTAAAAAACGAGACTCCAGAAGAGGAATTGACTGGAGATTTCAAGTTTTTAGAGTGTTTTAGCCTCTCAAGACCCATAAATATCCAGTCATCTCAGTCTTATGAGACCATTAATATGACATCGACTCCTGTAAAGAGAAAGGAATGCTCTCCGCGTAATAGTCAGTCGGCTGTAAGTAGAATAAATAGTAGCAGAGAAAGACAGAACCCAGATTCCATACCAGTGATAGTTAAAATGTTTGGACTTGTAAGTGAGTTTGATTTTACGAGACCAGTGTCGTACACAAGGTGGCCGGTATTGACTCCCGAACCAGACGTAATTAGGTTTAGGCAGACTTCGGATAAAATGATACCTAAGCTAACAAGGCCAGTCTTGTATTATAGTCCTGAAAAAATGGTAGACTCTATTAAATCAGACTCAAACTACTTTGCAAACTCGATTTTTGATAACTATTCAGACCTCTACGGGCACATTGACGACTGTGCATCAATGCTTAAGCATTTTGTAATTGCTGATGTTTACCAGTCAAACCCCAAGAACATAAACGACTCTGATGTTTCTAGGATATTTTTGGCGATTTGCATAAGAGCGGCGGCTGACAGTAACATATATGGCTTCGAAAGTCATAAGCAAAAGTTCCACACATTCATCACACACAAGTCAAAATCAGAGTATATCAGAGCAATGTTTCAGGATCTTAGGTCAGAATCGATAGGAGGAGACGGCAGTAAGCTCTATTCTAAGGATGTTCTGTTTACTGAAATAATACCTGCACTTTCAGTGGCGACGGTGAGCCAAAACGAGTCAAGTGAAGACGTAACACAAACATTATCGATAGATGAGGACTATAACATAAATGACGTGATGGATAAGGTTGAGAAGATTCTGGAAGGAAGGCAGGAGACGGTACATAAGCTAAAAACACTTGAACAGGAGACAATTTTCACGccaaaatttaatgaaattttacAGGAAATCACAAACCACTACTATTCATGGGATAAACACTCACAGGAATCTATATAA
- a CDS encoding uncharacterized protein (Tap349e08.q2ks7.cand.101 - score = 8.92) produces MTASIPISSSFDPDRNEPFKCHKFKRRCPINYFYIPIECPHMLKCLDGRCPLSHSTYEVIFHPILHKTKRCTLAFKNKCKLEKKCAFYHGENDRLSSYLSWLVWEKHWGMNSENVIPILQKFGLSSRLISKFVLMINIRSSQKSVLSLNSDVTDYIKVLEDELNDLISTCKSTLDNQNNHSYESIVI; encoded by the coding sequence ATGACGGCTTCAATTCCAATATCTTCTTCTTTTGACCCTGATAGAAACGAACCCTTTAAGTGTCATAAGTTTAAGAGGCGTTGCCCAATTAACTACTTTTACATTCCCATCGAATGTCCTCATATGTTGAAATGTCTTGATGGTCGATGTCCACTATCTCACAGCACTTATGAAGTTATTTTTCACCCTATTTTACATAAGACAAAGAGGTGTACCCTGGCCTTCAAGAACAAATGCAAGCTTGAGAAGAAGTGCGCCTTTTACCACGGTGAAAATGACAGACTGAGTTCTTACCTGTCATGGCTAGTTTGGGAGAAACACTGGGGAATGAACTCAGAAAACGTTATACCAATTCTTCAAAAGTTTGGCCTGTCGAGCAGACTAATATCCAAATTTGTGCTCATGATTAACATAAGAAGTAGTCAGAAATCAGTCCTATCATTGAATTCAGATGTTACAGACTATATAAAGGTTCTTGAGGATGAATTAAACGATTTGATATCAACATGTAAAAGTACATTGGACAACCAGAATAACCACAGTTATGAATCCATTGtaatatga
- a CDS encoding protein-transport (SEC61), beta subunit (1 probable transmembrane helix predicted for TA06240 by TMHMM2.0 at aa 47-66;~Signal anchor predicted for TA06240 by SignalP 2.0 HMM (Signal peptide probability 0.000, signal anchor probability 0.898) with cleavage site probability 0.000 between residues -1 and 0): MVGGQRVSTRRRNNNESSGPRSNLPPNSGFQKYYGLTTTGLEMDQQSVLLLALIYMGVVVVMHIVSRINLVYKG; this comes from the exons ATGGTGGGTGGCCAACGAGTTTCCACCAg gagaagaaataataatgaatctAGTGGTCCCAGGTCTAACCTGCCTCCAAACTCAGGCTTCCAAAAGTACTACGGATTAACCACCACCGGATTAgaaat GGACCAACAGTCAGTTCTTCTATTGGCATTGATCTACATGGGAGTCGTAGTAGTAATGCACATCGTATCAAGAATCAACCTTGTTTACAAGGGTTAA
- a CDS encoding protein kinase, putative (Tap349e08.q2ks7.C.cand.35 - score = 35.23): MSTEESYFSSESDPDSEEDIADSEENTSGILFFKRSPNDESRLARNSIIYKRNSLEKGLTKDKRVTVQQVLDKRTYIRLKRLHGRGIFDFIYGVISTGKEANVYEAEGTLLSTKHRIAIKVYKTSILIFKDRSRYIEGEFRFRRSYVGTKNPRKMVSQWAEKEFRNLRRISLSGIYCPCPIALKDHILVMELIHDSNGRIGTKLKDLGQLPVSEWLLIYSQVISIMRILYQESKLIHADFSSYNLLYSESRVVVIDVSQAVENDHPNSMYFLKRDCENITTFFTTVSFDNPNEEDSDFSIDCDHSDSVLQNSFNILTSFQLFNFITMELDLGNELRVESLDENVDEYVNKMVYTSKNAKVDHLREVIMKKRLLYNAFYNHVYNLLLIKDPIIFIKEPFESVNFISNQASWSSLNHLNLSSLTVDILDRLERENNLPEPNKTNYGNEDSLFEDNLDSNSSSDQDVESPEDNVKFNGKIPEGIDPKEWKRMVKQMNRERREHKIPKHIKKSFKNKHS, from the coding sequence ATGTCAACTGAAGAATCCTATTTTTCTTCAGAATCCGACCCGGATTCCGAGGAAGATATTGCTGATTCTGAAGAAAACACCTCtggaatattattttttaaaagatCCCCGAACGATGAGTCTAGACTGGCACGCAATAGCATAATTTACAAGAGGAATTCCTTAGAGAAGGGCCTGACTAAGGATAAAAGAGTTACTGTTCAACAGGTTTTAGACAAAAGAACATATATAAGGTTAAAAAGATTACATGGTCGTGGTATTTTTGACTTCATATACGGAGTTATAAGCACCGGTAAGGAAGCCAATGTTTACGAAGCGGAAGGTACACTTCTATCAACAAAGCATAGAATTGCAATTAAAGTTTATAAAACTTCAATTCTGATTTTTAAAGATCGATCAAGATATATTGAGGGGGAATTTAGATTCAGGAGATCATATGTAGGAACTAAGAATCCGAGAAAAATGGTTAGCCAATGGGCTGAAAAGGAATTTCGAAACCTTCGTAGAATATCTTTATCAGGAATTTATTGCCCTTGCCCTATAGCTCTTAAGGACCATATTCTGGTAATGGAGCTAATCCATGACTCGAATGGAAGAATTGGAACAAAATTAAAGGATTTAGGTCAGCTGCCTGTATCAGAATGGCTTCTAATTTACTCTCAAGTCATTTCAATCATGAGAATCTTGTACCAAGAATCCAAGCTCATCCACGCAGACTTTTCCTCATATAACCTTCTCTACTCAGAATCCAGGGTTGTTGTTATAGACGTTTCTCAGGCTGTTGAAAATGACCACCCAAACTCAATGTACTTTTTGAAGAGGGATTGTGAAAATATAACTACTTTCTTTACCACAGTTTCATTTGATAATCCAAATGAAGAAGATTCCGATTTTTCTATTGATTGTGACCACTCTGACAGTGTATTACAAAACTCTTTCAATATACTGACGTCGTTTCAgctgtttaattttataactATGGAACTTGATCTTGGAAATGAGTTGAGAGTGGAGTCGTTGGATGAAAATGTAGATGAATACGTTAATAAGATGGTTTATACGTCAAAAAATGCCAAGGTTGATCACTTAAGGGAAGTCataatgaagaaaaggTTGTTATACAACGCCTTTTACAATCATGTATATAACTTGTTACTCATTAAGGATCCTATAATTTTCATCAAAGAACCTTTTGAGAGTGTAAACTTCATTTCAAACCAGGCTTCATGGAGTTCGCTTAATCATCTAAACCTTTCATCCTTAACTGTGGACATTTTGGACAGGTTGGAGAGGGAAAACAATTTACCAGAACCTAATAAGACTAATTATGGTAATGAGGATTCTTTATTTGAAGATAATCTTGATTCTAATAGTTCGTCTGATCAGGATGTTGAATCACCTGAGGATAACGTCAAGTTTAACGGGAAGATACCAGAAGGGATTGATCCTAAGGAGTGGAAAAGGATGGTTAAGCAAATGAACAGAGAACGTAGAGAACACAAGATACCCAAACATATTAAAAAGTCATTTAAAAACAAGCACAgctaa
- a CDS encoding casein kinase II, beta subunit, putative (Tap349e08.q2ks7.cand.96 - score = 29.40) — protein sequence MFGTNILGQNNKDEDYVMSENRTDTSDDQNSEMTWIEWYCSLKGNQYYIQVDESFIRDEFNLVGMCIQIYKFSGLQYQVSYYNTALQLILDNYENDFYDDDDYESLSEKGKQHQINTSAQLLYGLIHSRFIMTSKGMHLMMQKYKDKVFGFCPNFSCENASVLPIGLVDAPAHHTAKIFCPSCNETYHPPKSSRLGLIDGAYYGTTFAHLFLMVNESVIPRGPSYYYVPKIYGYRISPYVKKNSKYS from the exons ATGTTTGGAACTAACATTCTTGGCCAGAACAACAAGGACGAAGACTATGTTATGTCCGAAAACAGGACTGACACTAGCGATGATCAGAATAGCGAG ATGACCTGGATCGAGTGGTACTGCAGCTTAAAGGGTAATCAGTACTACATCCAGGTAGATGAGTCGTTTATTAGAGACGAATTTAACCTCGTGGGTATGTGcatacaaatttataagtTTTCAGGACTCCAGTACCAAGTTTCATACTACAATACTGCACTTCAGCTAATTTTGGACAATTACGAGAATGACTTTTATGACGATGACGACTACGAAAGCCTCTCTGAAAAGGGAAAACAACATCAGATAAATACCTCAGCACAACTGCTCTATGGGCTAATACACAGCAGATTTATAATGACTTCAAAGGGTATGCATCTCATGATGCAAAAATATAAGGATAAGGTTTTTGGATTCTGCCCTAATTTCAGTTGCGAAAACGCCTCAGTTCTACCAATAGGACTGGTTGACGCTCCAGCACACCACACGGCTAAGATTTTTTGCCCTTCATGCAAT gAGACCTATCACCCACCCAAGTCAAGTAGATTGGGACTAATAGACGGAGCTTATTATGGAACTACGTTTgcacatttatttttaatggTTAATGAGTCTGTT ATACCGAGAGGACCTTCATACTACTACGTTCCGAAGATTTATGGATACCGAATAAGTCCATACGTTAAAAAAAATTCAAAGTACagttaa
- a CDS encoding uncharacterized protein (Tap349e08.q2ks7.cand.96 - score = 29.40;~1 probable transmembrane helix predicted for TA06195 by TMHMM2.0 at aa 38-60;~GPI-Anchor Signal predicted for TA06195 by DGPI v2.04 with cleavage site probability 0.3306 near 140), with amino-acid sequence MSIVLIIASGGIDPKSILSCFESDLSSEFIASFELVPFSFVLFEFFSLVTSCLLTVNSFFRFLKTFTNESSPFLTNFGTSVLANFILEFISEMSVPDPPSDSESSEKYLFNKINPCISHLQENCYHELTVDLLVSITLVNSLNNCREMNLKLIFKVCNMKVYKVLGILNFEF; translated from the exons ATGTCTATTGTCCTTATTATAGCCTCTGGAGGAATAGACCCCAAGTCTATCCTCTCCTGTTTTGAATCAGATTTGTCCTCAGAATTCATAGCTTCCTTTGAATTAGTTCCATTTTCATTTGTACTTTTTGAGTTCTTTTCACTAGTCACGTCCTGTTTGTTGACTGTGAACTCattttttagatttttGAAAACATTTACAAACGAATCTAGTCCATTTTTAACAAACTTTGGAACCTCAGTTCTGGCCAACTTCATCCTCGAGTTTATTTCTGAAATGTCAGTCCCCGACCCGCCAAGTGACTCTGAAAGCtctgaaaaatatttatttaataaaattaaccCTTGTATTTCTCATCTACA AGAAAATTGTTATCACGAGTTAACTGTTGACTTACTTGTTAGTATAACTCTGGTCAATTCCCTCAACAATTGCAGAGAAATGAACCTTAAGCTGATTTTCAAAGTGTGTAATATGAAAGTTTACAAGGTCCTTGGCATCTTGAATTTCGAGTTTTAA
- a CDS encoding RNA-binding (SR) protein, putative (Tap349e08.q2ks7.cand.95 - score = 27.48) yields the protein MVENTESSDTKNFYNVSPLLTESDYESLKIFAGGLTRSTTPEDLKEYFSKYGEVTHTEIVRDKNTGRSRGFGFVTFADRDSVNTVLRKVHKIDGVEADVKLAVRKEKSKILAPQYDQTKRIFVGGVSEKITESYFRDYFARYGPITSYNYLVDRATNRPRGYGFVIYENMEDAEKSIGMHLSLGRNCEAKFAEPKYPEKEETMISDFDYSAYYYAQANLLYSQYLSQLYNGQTNPESSSTDENSTNRSRESSPHRRRERSSDRKRSRRSRTRSRSRTRSRSRSRSRHRSRSSSRSYSRRKHRR from the coding sequence atggtAGAAAACACCGAGAGTTCTGACACGAAAAACTTCTATAACGTAAGCCCACTTCTGACTGAGAGTGACTATGAGTCCCTGAAGATATTTGCCGGCGGCCTCACAAGGTCAACGACACCAGAGGACCTGAAAGAATACTTTTCCAAGTATGGAGAAGTGACACATACTGAAATAGTTCGAGATAAGAATACAGGTAGGAGCAGAGGGTTTGGGTTTGTTACATTTGCAGATAGGGATTCTGTAAATACAGTTTTGAGGAAGGTTCATAAGATCGATGGCGTTGAAGCAGACGTTAAACTTGCTGTCAGAAAGGAAAAATCTAAGATTCTGGCCCCTCAGTATGACCAAACAAAGAGAATCTTTGTCGGAGGAGTGTCAGAGAAGATAACTGAGTCCTATTTCAGGGACTATTTCGCTAGATACGGACCCATCACATCGTATAACTACCTTGTTGACAGGGCCACTAACAGGCCCAGGGGATACGGGTTTGTAATTTACGAGAACATGGAAGACGCAGAGAAATCTATCGGTATGCACCTTTCGTTGGGAAGAAACTGCGAAGCTAAGTTTGCCGAGCCCAAATACCCTGAAAAGGAAGAGACCATGATCAGCGATTTCGACTACTCAGCTTACTACTACGCCCAGGCAAATCTTCTATACTCTCAGTACCTATCTCAATTGTATAACGGCCAAACAAATCCTGAGTCATCAAGTACTGACGAGAATTCTACAAATAGATCTAGAGAGTCAAGTCCTCATCGCAGGCGTGAACGATCTTCTGACCGAAAGAGGTCGAGAAGAAGTCGCACTAGGTCAAGATCTAGGACGAGATCAAGGTCCAGATCAAGATCCAGGCACAGATCAAGATCAAGTTCTCGATCTTACAGTAGAAGGAAACACAGGCGTTAG
- a CDS encoding eukaryotic translation initiation factor (eIF5A) (Tap349e08.q2ks7.cand.98 - score = 15.65): MYEEDFEGGDAGASHTVPVQAGAIKKNSFVMIKGHPCKVVEYSTSKTGKHGHAKANITGIDIFTGKKYEDICPTSHNMDVPHVKRTEIQLIGIEDDGFVTLLNQDGSCKTDLQLTKDSEGNYDEVAKQIQTLYESGKEVLVTVLSACGQEKIVGCKELT, translated from the coding sequence atgtacGAAGAAGATTTTGAAGGAGGTGATGCAGGAGCTTCACATACTGTCCCAGTCCAGGCTGGAGCTATTAAAAAAAACTCTTTTGTTATGATCAAAGGACACCCTTGCAAGGTTGTGGAATACTCAACCTCAAAAACAGGAAAACATGGTCATGCTAAAGCAAACATAACAGGCATTGATATCTTCACaggtaaaaaatatgaagaTATATGTCCTACTTCACATAACATGGATGTTCCTCACGTCAAGAGGACTGAAATCCAGCTCATCGGAATTGAGGATGACGGATTCGTCACACTCTTGAACCAAGACGGCTCCTGCAAAACAGACCTTCAGCTTACCAAGGATTCTGAGGGGAATTATGACGAGGTCGCAAAGCAAATCCAGACACTGTACGAATCCGGAAAGGAAGTCCTAGTAACAGTACTTTCAGCCTGCGGACAGGAAAAAATTGTAGGATGTAAAGAATTaacttaa
- a CDS encoding cytochrome C1 heme lyase, putative (Tap349e08.q2ks7.C.cand.33 - score = 11.22), translated as MSCPSSNDTGSYCSSKNHIGPRISPDPVALSKLCSKRSKSSIPSRDSLWSYPSQQQFYKSTLNKGHNVDSNLIPTIVEIHNLVNEKAWERVMEYESVHKETCKNPVLVHFVGNKDKHTFKSILNYISGYKLPFDRHDWTVDRCGNRRRYILEFYEGSTDDPNKLGVHIDVRPDLSFNGICDRLRFWVHKSFSGI; from the exons atgagCTGCCCCTCATCAAATGATACCGGGTCGTATTGTTCTTCCAAAAATCATATTGGTCCAAGAATTTCACCGGATCCTGTTGCACTTTCTAAGCTATGCTCAAAGAGGTCAAAATCTTCTATTCCTTCCAGAGATTCTCTTTGGTCTTATCCTTCACAACAGCAATTCTACAAATCAACCCTAAATAAGGGTCACAATGTTGACTCTAATTTGATTCCCACAATAGTTGAAATTCACAACTTGGTTAATGAAAAGGCATGGGAACGTGTTATGGAATATGAATCAGTTCACAAAGAAACTTGCAAAAATCCAGTTCTCGTTCATTTCGTTGGAAATAAGGATAAACATacttttaaatcaattttaaattatatatctGGTTACAAATTACCATTTGACAGGCACGACTGGACTGTTGATAGGTGTGGCAATCGCAGAAG ataCATTTTGGAATTTTATGAAGGCTCTACTGATGATCCTAATAAACTGGGTGTGCACATCGATGTTAGGCCTGATCTTTCCTTCAACGGGATTTGTGATAGACTCAGATTCTGGGTTCACAAATCTTTTAGTGGTATATAA